One window from the genome of Myripristis murdjan chromosome 6, fMyrMur1.1, whole genome shotgun sequence encodes:
- the dnajc24 gene encoding dnaJ homolog subfamily C member 24: MSQSAQKDLYAVLGASPSDSAQQLKHRYQQLVLQYHPDRLGGVCSSEAESGLRKFLEVDAAWKILKEHSSRKEYDLSRRAEELKQDWPVDSNVCLEDMSWDEDQSLYTHCCRCGGEFSITEEEVEEARQRTQQRDEEEEEDEEEHGVVVCCDTCSLSVYVTWTLQAKAPTLETQ; this comes from the exons ATGTCCCAGTCAGCGCAGAAGGACCTGTACGCCGTCCTGGGAGCCAGTCCCTCCGACTCGGCACAGCAGCTCAAACACAGATACCAGCAGCTGGTCTTACAG tacCACCCAGACCGTCTGGGAGGTGTGTGTTCTTCAGAGGCAGAGTCTGGCTTGAGGAAGTTTCTGGAAGTTGATGCAGCCTGGAAGATCCTGAAGgagcacagcagcaggaaggagTACGACCTGAGCAGAAGAG CGGAGGAGCTGAAGCAGGATTGGCCAGTGGATTCTAATGTGTGTCTGGAGGACATGAGCTGGGATGAGG atcAGTCGCTGTACACGCACTGCTGCCGCTGTGGAGGAGAGTTCAgcatcacagaggaggaggtggaggaggcgcgacagaggacacagcagagggatgaggaggaggaggaggacgaggaggagcaTGGGGTGGTGGTGTGTTGCGACACCTGCTCCCTCAGTGTGTATGTCACATGGACGCTACAGGCTAAAGCGCCGACGTTAGAAACTCAGTGA